GCCTGCTCCAGCGTGACCCGGGAGATCAACCCGGAGCCCACCATCACTTCCGCCGGCATCCTGGCCTTTCGCGATATCTGCCTGAAGTCCGCGCCGTCCTTCGCCGGCGCCGAGACCGCCGCGCGCAACCATGGCATCAGTGACCTGACCGATGCCGGCTTCGCCAAGATGGGCATGAACGAGGACCAAAGCCTGGGCGTGCAGATACAGGCCAACAAGGAATGCGCGATCACCACCCCGACCCAGAACGACAGCTCGCTGACCCAGCAATTTCTCAGCGTGGCCGGCAAGTTCTCCAGCACCCCGGTGGCCCAGAGCGTACCGAGCAAGATCACCCTCAACGGGCAGACCTTCATCCTCATGCACGACCGTCGTGGCGGTGAAGCCTATGTGATGCTCAAGACGCAGTGACCGCGCTGCATCCTAGCTCTGGCTGAGCTGTCGCTGCGGCGGCCGGCTCAACGTCAGAACCCGGATCAGGGCGGCCGCATTCATCGGTTTGTAAAACAGAAAGCCCTGGGCCGCATCGACACCCAGGCGCTGCAGGTGCGCACGTTGCTTTTCGGTCTCGATGCCTTCGGCCACCAGCTCCAGGTTCAGCGCACCGGCCATCCCCACGATGGCCTCGATGATCCGGGTTTCCTTGGCCCCCGTAGCGTTGGCGACAAATCCGGAGTCCAGCTTGAGCTGCCCAAAGGGAATGTCCGCCAGGCGCATGATCGAGGAATGCCCGGTGCCAAAATCATCCAGGGACAGACGCACGCCACTGTGCACCAGCACACTGATGTTCTCGATGCACTGCATGCTCAGGACCAGAGCCTGGCGCTCGGTGATCTCCAGGGTCACCTGGCGCGTGGGCACCTGCGCCTCGTCGATCTGTTGCAACACCCGCAAGGCGAATTGCGGATCGCTCAGCTGGCTGGCCTCAATGTTGTAGGAGAACATCAGGGCATCGCCGCTGACGTGGCCCTGCAACTGCCGCTGCAGCGCCAGGCCCTGCTGCAACAGGCAATCGAACAATTGGCGATGGCCCTGCGGGCTGTCGAACAGGTCAAGAAAGAACTGCGGCCCCAGAACCCCCTTGTGAGGATGCTGCCAACGGGCCAGGACTTCGGCGCCGGTGATGCGCCGGGTCTTCATGCAGACCTGGGGCTGGAAAAAAGGCACGATCTGCCGCTGTTCCAGGGCCTGGGAAACATCCAGTTCGGCCACCCAGTCGTTGTTGGCGCAACCAGCTCCCGCCGCCCCTGGAGCATCGTCACGTGCATGGCCTTTCACCGTACGCTTGATGGCCAGCGCCTTGAGCAGCAAGGCGCTGATCTGCAGCGTGTCCAGCTCGCTGTAACTGCCGACGCAGTACTTGCCGGAACGCACGCGAAAGTTCGCCAGCCCCCAACGGATCGGCGCTTGCAGCGCTTCGCATTCCATCATCGAGAAAAAGCCGTGGTGCTCGCAGAGCCTGCGCAGGTAGGGGATGGCGTTCAGGGAGTGCAGCGAGTCGCAGATCACCAGGTCCAGTTCATCCAGGGCGGGCGGGAACTGAGCGCCGTCGCAGTCATCGCTGATCACTTGTACCCGAGCAAAACCGCAAGACGCGAGAATTCTTGAAAAATGTCGAACCCGAAAAGCGTTCGAACACAACAACAGTACGCTCAGCGTCGACATCACCGCGGCTCCGGATAAAAAACCATGCTAGCCAAATTGAACTCAACTGAGTTCAAGACACTTCGCCAATGGAAGTAGGAAATTTCTGAGACTTGGCACTTTCTCAAGAAATTCCGGAGCCAGAGCTGGTCGGCCGAGGTCGGCGCCTCCTGGGCAGCGCCCCGTTTACCCGGAGTGCATGGCGACTATGGAGCACTGGCAATGGCCGCAATCTCCCTGCGCAACCATTGCAGGCCCGGCGCCTGTTGCTGCTGGCGATGCCAGATCAGGCTGACCTGCACCGGCGCCGCCAGCAGCGGCAGGCTGGCGATGCGGATCGGCAGCAAGGCGCAGAAATGCTCCGCCAGGTAGCGTGGCACGGTGCCCAGCAGGTCGGACTGGGCAACGATCAGCGGAATGCTCAGGTAGTTGGGCACGAACACCTGCACCTGGCGCTGGACCTTGGCCGAGCCGAGAACGATTTCCAGGGGCGAGCCGCGCCCACCCCGATCGGGAATCGCCACGTGCAGGCAAGCCTGGTAGGCCTCCAGGCTCAGTTCCGGGGCAAAGGCCGGATGGTCGCGACGGCCGATCACCACCAGTTGCTCCTCAAGCAGCGGCTGGTAGCACAGGTCCGGGCTGTCGAAATACAGGTAGTCCACCGCCAGGTCGAGCATCCCGGCACCGAGCCAGGCGGCGATGGCGTCGGCGCTGTCGCTGCGCACCGCCAGCCGGACCCCGGGCGCTACCTGCTGCAGGCGTCGGGACAGGGCCGGCAGCAGGCGCGCCTGGGCGTAATCGTTCATCGACAAGGTGAACAGTTGCTGGGCCGCCGCCGGCTCGAACGCCGCAGCAGGATCGAGGCCCTGCTGCAACAGGTGCAGGGCCTGGCGCACGGCCACATGCAGGCTCAGGGCCCGGGAGGTGGGTTGCATGCCGCGGGCGGTGCGAATGAACAGCGGCTCGTCCAGGTGCCGGCGCAGGCGCGCCAGGGCATTGCTCACCGCCGGTTGGCTGAGGTTCAGGCGTACCGCGGCCCGGGACAGGTTCTGCTCCTGCATCAAGGCGTCGAACACCCGCAACAGGTTGAGGTCCAGGCGCTGCACATTGAGCTTCATGAATAATGCCCATCGAAATTATCCAGGGGCTGGATAATTCGCGGCGCCAGCCCCGGCTGTCAATAACGGCAGCCGGAGCAAGGGGTCACTCAGCAACCCCTGGACCAGCATTGCTCTCGGGCAGGAAAAGGCGCGCTGCCAGCCAGCAGGTCAGGCAGGCAGCCACGAATAGCACCAGCATCTCCACCTGGTAGTCGGCGAACTGTGCCTTCTTCACGCCATGGACCACCAGGGCGATGAAGATCAGCGCCCATAGGCTGGCCACGCTTGCGCCCACCAGGGCCAGCACCGCACAGGCGCGCGGGCTGTGGTAGACCTTCATCAGCGTCACCCCCAGGGCGAAGACCAGGAACGGCAGCAGAAACGCCACCTGGGCCACCAGCGGTGCAAGCACCGGCATCAGCAGCAACTCGCCCCCCCGCACCTCCCCCAGCAATCGCGGGTTGCTGGCCAGGTGGGCCAGCAGCGTGACGAACTTGAAGGCGCCGAACACCAGCCCCAACACCAGCGGGCAGAAGAAAAACGCCATGAACACCCGGCGTCGCGGGTAAGCCGCCGCACTCATGGCGCACAGCCCTGGCTCTTGGAGTAGCCCAGCAATTTGCAGCCAAACTCCACCCGGGACTTGTAATCCAGAATATCCACGCCGCCATCCATTCCTTTTCGATCACCGATCATTATCTCGGGCATGATCGACGTATCGGTCACCAGCCCGGAAAGCCAGGTGAATGCACTCCGGTCGCCCATGTACTGCTCATGAATCGGCTGCAGGATAGTCTGTTCGCCTTTCAATTGCTTGATGTCCCAGGCGACCGGATCGCTGGTGGCCTTGTTGTAGAGGTTCTTGAAGTTCTCGAAGCCACCGGTGATCAGCGCATCCCCGGCTGCCTTGCGCCAGTCATAGACCGGCGCCATCAGCCGGCCGACACCAAAGGTTATGTACGAGAGGTTATCGTCGGCTCCCAGGCCGGTCCAACCGGCCCTGGACACCTCTTCCGCCCCACCGAACCACTTGGCACCAATCCCCATGTTCTGCTCGTAGACATGGCTGGCACCAAAGAAATTGGCCCGGTTGTCGATGGTGTTCAAGTAGGTCACCAGGCGCCCGGCAGCCCCTTCGGTGTTGTAGAGATAGTCGAAGGTGTTCTTCGAGGAACGGGTCACATCCTTGTTCATGATGTTCCAGGCATCCTTCATGGCCACGTACTTGATCGAGGCATTGACCGCCGCGCGGCAACTGTCGCTGGTCGGCGCCTTGTCGCAGAGGCTGCGCATTTCCGAGTCCAGCCACTCGCTGAGTTTCTCGGCCTTGGCCACCGCAGCCTTCTTCTGCTCATCGGTAGAGCAGGTACGTCCCGACAGGCAGTTGCCCACCTCGTCGAAGGCCTGGTGCGTCAGGTAGTTGTACTGAGTGCCATTGGCCGCCACCGCCGAGGCGATGCTCATGTCACCACCGGACGCCGACGCGCCGAGTACACCGACAATCTGCGACAGGGCCATCAGGTTGGCCTGGGCCTGGATGTACTCCGGCGAGCCGGGGATCAGGTTGTCCGG
The DNA window shown above is from Pseudomonas protegens CHA0 and carries:
- a CDS encoding EAL domain-containing protein, with amino-acid sequence MISDDCDGAQFPPALDELDLVICDSLHSLNAIPYLRRLCEHHGFFSMMECEALQAPIRWGLANFRVRSGKYCVGSYSELDTLQISALLLKALAIKRTVKGHARDDAPGAAGAGCANNDWVAELDVSQALEQRQIVPFFQPQVCMKTRRITGAEVLARWQHPHKGVLGPQFFLDLFDSPQGHRQLFDCLLQQGLALQRQLQGHVSGDALMFSYNIEASQLSDPQFALRVLQQIDEAQVPTRQVTLEITERQALVLSMQCIENISVLVHSGVRLSLDDFGTGHSSIMRLADIPFGQLKLDSGFVANATGAKETRIIEAIVGMAGALNLELVAEGIETEKQRAHLQRLGVDAAQGFLFYKPMNAAALIRVLTLSRPPQRQLSQS
- a CDS encoding LysR family transcriptional regulator is translated as MKLNVQRLDLNLLRVFDALMQEQNLSRAAVRLNLSQPAVSNALARLRRHLDEPLFIRTARGMQPTSRALSLHVAVRQALHLLQQGLDPAAAFEPAAAQQLFTLSMNDYAQARLLPALSRRLQQVAPGVRLAVRSDSADAIAAWLGAGMLDLAVDYLYFDSPDLCYQPLLEEQLVVIGRRDHPAFAPELSLEAYQACLHVAIPDRGGRGSPLEIVLGSAKVQRQVQVFVPNYLSIPLIVAQSDLLGTVPRYLAEHFCALLPIRIASLPLLAAPVQVSLIWHRQQQQAPGLQWLRREIAAIASAP